In the genome of Streptomyces lydicus, the window GATAGCCCAGCTCCTGCCCGCCGACGGCGTACAGCGGGCGGAACACCATCACCTTGCGGTGCTGCCGGCGCTCCAATACGGCCTCCAGGCCCGCGCACAGCGCCAGCGCCGACTTGCCGGTACCGGCCCGGCCACCCATCGAGACGATGCCGACATCCGGGTCGAGCAGCAGATCCAGCGCGATCCGCTGTTCGGCGCTGCGGCCGTGGATCCCGAACGCCTCCCGGTCGCCGCGTACCAGCCGGACCGCGCCCTCCGCGGTGACCCGGCCGAGCGCCTTGCCGCGGTCGGACTGCAGTACGAGTCCGGTATGTACCGGAAGTTCGGAGACCTCCGGCACATGAGCGGTCTCGGCGGCGAAGAGGTCGTCGATCTGCTCGGCGGAGACGGTCAGCTCGGCCATCCCCGTCCAGCCGGAATCGGTGATCGCCAGCTCGGCGCGGTACTCCTCGGCCAGCAGCCCGACCGAGGACGCCTTGATGCGCAGCGGCAGGTCCTTGGAGACGACGGTGACGTCGTACCCCTCGGCCTGCAGATTGCGCGCCACGGCGAGGATCCGCGAGTCGTTGTCGCCGAGCCGGAAGCCCGCGGGCAGTATTCCGGGGTCGGAGTGGTTCAGCTCGACCCGGAGCGACCCGCCGAGATCCCCGATGGGGATGGGCGAGTCCAGCCGCCCGAACTGCACCCGGTACTCGTCCAGCAGGCGCAGCGCCTGCCGGGCGAAGTAGCCGAGCTCGGGGTGGTGCCTTTTGGCCTCCAGTTCCGTGACCACCACGACCGGCAGCACGACCTCGTGCTCGTCGAAGCGGGCCATGGCTCCTGGATCCGCCAGCAGCACACTGGTGTCGAGGACATAAGTGCGCCGGTCGTGCTCACGGCGCTGCTTGATGTTCACCACGGGTGGACGAACCCCCTCGGATGAGGTTGGGGTGCGACGGCGTCGCG includes:
- a CDS encoding PhoH family protein is translated as MVNIKQRREHDRRTYVLDTSVLLADPGAMARFDEHEVVLPVVVVTELEAKRHHPELGYFARQALRLLDEYRVQFGRLDSPIPIGDLGGSLRVELNHSDPGILPAGFRLGDNDSRILAVARNLQAEGYDVTVVSKDLPLRIKASSVGLLAEEYRAELAITDSGWTGMAELTVSAEQIDDLFAAETAHVPEVSELPVHTGLVLQSDRGKALGRVTAEGAVRLVRGDREAFGIHGRSAEQRIALDLLLDPDVGIVSMGGRAGTGKSALALCAGLEAVLERRQHRKVMVFRPLYAVGGQELGYLPGSEAEKMSPWAQAVFDTLSAVTSKDVIEEVVGRGMLEVLPLTHIRGRSLHDAFVIVDEAQSLERNVLLTVLSRIGANSRVVLTHDVAQRDNLRVGRYDGVVAVVEKLKGHPLFAHVTLNRSERSPIAALVTELLEDGRI